Part of the Syntrophales bacterium genome is shown below.
TTCTGTAATAATAATGGTAATGCCCTTTGTATCGCGGATAGCCTTCGTGCCGCTGATAACGATATCCATATAAGCCGGGCTTAAACCCAGAAGGGGTTCATCCAAAAGCAGGACGGTGGGGTTTGCCATGAGCGCTCTGCCGATGGCCAGCATCTGCTGCTCCCCGCCGCTTAAAAACCCCCCCTGCCTTTTGAGATGATCCTTGAGACGGGGGAAAAGGTCCAGCACATATTCAAGATTGTCTTTCGTATCCTGCTTTTTTGAAAGATAAGCGCCGATCTTCAGATTTTCCAGGACGGAACTTTCCGGGAATATTCTCCTTCTCTCCGGACACAATATTATCCCCTTTTTTGCCCGCAGGTGGGGTTTGAGATTGGAGACATCCTCCCCGTTCAGGGTTAATGTCCCATATACCGAGATGCGCTCGCCGCCGCGCATTTCCTCTTTCTTCTTGATATCGAGAATTATCCCGGAGAGGAAATACATCAGCGCGCTTTTGCCGGCGCTGTTCGAGCCGAAGATGCCGATGATTTTGCCGTCCGGGGCATCAATGCTGACATTATTCAGGGCAATCATGTTTTCATAAAAAATCATCATCCCGCGCGCTTCAAGCATAGTCCGCTATACCTCTTCTTTGCCAAGATAGGCTTCTTTCACCTTCTTGTTTTCGATAACAACGCTCGATTCACCTTCCGCAATCTTTTCCCCGAAGTTCAGGGCCATGACCCGGTCGGCCACCCGGAACAACTCCCGGAGCCGGTGCTCAACCATGATCAGGGTAATCCCTTCTTCCTTCATCTTTTCGATCAGGGGAAGCATGCCGGCGATTTCGCTCATGCTCAATCCGGAAAATACCTCATCGCAAAAAATGATCTCCGGCCGCATCGCAATGCACCGCGCCAATTCCAGCCGCTTTTGATATCCGGTTGGCAGCGTGGAGGCGATTTTGTAAGGAACCCGCGAATCCCTCTCGAAACCGATTTCTTCGAGGATATCTATCGCCACTGTATCCCGGTCGCCATGCTTGCCGCCGCCCCGCCATCCGCCCACGGTCTTTGCCCGGGGCGACCATAGGGGAATGATCAGGTTTTTGTAGGCTGGGAGGCTGTAATAGGGCCGCATGATCTGAAACGTCCGGCTGATGCCGATATGGGCGATCTTGTGGGGCGCCCACCCGGTAATATTTTTCCCCTTGAACGATACGCGCCCGGCATCGGGTTTAATAAAGCCGGTGATGCAGTTGATCAGCGTGGTTTTTCCCGAACCGTTCGGCCCGATAATGCCGTAAACCTCACCCCGTTTAATCTCAAAGCCCACATCCACGAGCGCCTTGAGACCGCCGAAGGTCTTGCTTATGCCCTGAACAGCGAGGATTATTTCGTCGCTCATACCTTTACCCACCTTTCGAACTGGTGGTATTTTCTCATGACGTAAACCATTATTCCCTCACTCTTGAAAACTATAAAACCGGTGAGGATTACACAATAGATGACTATCCTGAAGGTACCGAAATTACGCAGCAGTTCTGATACCGGCACCAGAATGAAGCTGCCGACAACTGCGCCCAGCAGGGTGCCTCCGCCGCCGATCACCACCGAAGCAATTGGGATAATTGAAAAGTCGAGGGCAAAAAGGGAAGTGCCTGCCCACGAGTACATGTGCGATATGTACGCCCCGCCAAAACAACCCATGAAGGATGCCACAAATACGGCAAATGCCTTCATCCGGGTGACGCTGATGCCCGATGCCCGCACCGCCTGATCGTTATCCTTGACCCCCCTGATGACAAGGCCCATGTCCTGATTGACAAAGCGCCTCAGTCCGTAGAGGAAGATCAGCGTGGCGATGATAATCAGGTAGTGCTCAACATACTCATTGGGGAGGCTGTCGAGACCGATAATGCCATTCGTCCCGCCAAAGATGTTCAATGCCTCGATCACCCTGGTCGCGAGCAGCGGATACATGAGCGTAACAATTGCAAAGTAAACCCCGCGCAACGGCAGGGCCGGCATCAGCAGCAGCGTGGAAAGGGCAGCCCCGCAGATTGTCGCGAGCGGGATGGAAAGATAAACCGGGAAATGAAAGTAAACATTGAAGATGGCGGAGAGGTAACCGCCGACACCCACAAAAAAAGCGCCTCCCAGACACACCAGGCCAACAAAATTGGCAAGGAAATCAAAAGCAAGGGCGAGCAGCGCATAAACGCACACGATATTGATGACCCTTTTCCAG
Proteins encoded:
- a CDS encoding ATP-binding cassette domain-containing protein yields the protein MLEARGMMIFYENMIALNNVSIDAPDGKIIGIFGSNSAGKSALMYFLSGIILDIKKKEEMRGGERISVYGTLTLNGEDVSNLKPHLRAKKGIILCPERRRIFPESSVLENLKIGAYLSKKQDTKDNLEYVLDLFPRLKDHLKRQGGFLSGGEQQMLAIGRALMANPTVLLLDEPLLGLSPAYMDIVISGTKAIRDTKGITIIITEQYARPVIPIIDNGYILENGSSVLTGTGAELLDNPDVKSAYFGV
- a CDS encoding branched-chain amino acid ABC transporter permease, with protein sequence MEMMRKERIDRGVRVRTAGLYAISTWREMLYLIGPPLFLIIGMIILPIVLEFAPYWKRVINIVCVYALLALAFDFLANFVGLVCLGGAFFVGVGGYLSAIFNVYFHFPVYLSIPLATICGAALSTLLLMPALPLRGVYFAIVTLMYPLLATRVIEALNIFGGTNGIIGLDSLPNEYVEHYLIIIATLIFLYGLRRFVNQDMGLVIRGVKDNDQAVRASGISVTRMKAFAVFVASFMGCFGGAYISHMYSWAGTSLFALDFSIIPIASVVIGGGGTLLGAVVGSFILVPVSELLRNFGTFRIVIYCVILTGFIVFKSEGIMVYVMRKYHQFERWVKV
- a CDS encoding ABC transporter ATP-binding protein is translated as MSDEIILAVQGISKTFGGLKALVDVGFEIKRGEVYGIIGPNGSGKTTLINCITGFIKPDAGRVSFKGKNITGWAPHKIAHIGISRTFQIMRPYYSLPAYKNLIIPLWSPRAKTVGGWRGGGKHGDRDTVAIDILEEIGFERDSRVPYKIASTLPTGYQKRLELARCIAMRPEIIFCDEVFSGLSMSEIAGMLPLIEKMKEEGITLIMVEHRLRELFRVADRVMALNFGEKIAEGESSVVIENKKVKEAYLGKEEV